The Thermoanaerobaculales bacterium genome segment CAGCACGCCGTCGAAGTGGCCCGGCCGGTGGGCGCCCTCGAGCACCGTCGAGACCTCGCGCTCGCCGACGCGGTAGCGGTAGCCGTCCGGGTAGATCGAGGCATGAGCGGGCGCGATGACGTGGTCGGCGCCGGCCGCGGCGGCGAGCCGGACGTCCTCGGCCAGGGTCTGCGGATAGGCCTCGAGATCGGCGGCGCTGTTGAACTGGGTGGCGTTGACGAACACGCTCACCACCGTGACGTCGTTGTCGGCGGCGCTCCTGCGGACCAGGGCGAGGTGGCCCTCGTGCAGGGCGCCCATGGTCGGGACGAAGCCGACCGTGGCGCCGCCGAGGCCGTCACGCAGAAGGCGCCACTCGGCGAGGTCCGTGATCGGGGTCATCGGTAGCTCTCCTCCTCGGACGGGTAGCTGCCCTCCTTGACCTCCCGGTCGAAGCGGTCGACGGCGCCGCGCACCAGCTCGAAGCCGTCGAGGAAGGTGCGCAGGAACTTGGGCTGGAAGTCGGGCTGCAGGCCGAGCAGGTCCTGCAGCACCAGCACCTGACCCGAGGTGTGGGGGCCGGCGCCGATGCCAATGGTCGGAATCCCGAGCGACTCGGTGACCGACCGCGCAAGCTCGCTCGGCACCAGCTCGAGCACGATCGCGAAGCAGCCCGCGTCCTGGAGGCGCAGCGCGTCGCCGGCGAGCTTGGCCGCCGCCTGCTCGTCGCGGCCCTGCACCCGGTAGCCGCCGAGCCGGTGCAGCGACTGCGGGGTCAGGCCGAGGTGGCCCATGACGTCGATCCCGGACTCGACGATGTGACGGATCGTCTCGAGGTTGCCGTCGGCGCCCTCGAGCTTCACTGCCTGGCCGCCGGCGCGCACCAGCCGTTCGACCGCGGTCATGGTGTCGGCGAGCGACCTGCGATGGGCGAGGAACGGCATGTCGGCGATCAGCAGCCGTCCGGGCGCGCCGCGGCGGGCGGCAGCGGTGTGCAGGCACATCATCTCGAGGTCGGCCGGGATGGTGGTGTCATGCCCGTGCATCACCATGGCG includes the following:
- the panB gene encoding 3-methyl-2-oxobutanoate hydroxymethyltransferase, with the protein product MRHPSDMIEARAAGRPISVVTCYDTWSAKILAASNVDALLVGDSAAMVMHGHDTTIPADLEMMCLHTAAARRGAPGRLLIADMPFLAHRRSLADTMTAVERLVRAGGQAVKLEGADGNLETIRHIVESGIDVMGHLGLTPQSLHRLGGYRVQGRDEQAAAKLAGDALRLQDAGCFAIVLELVPSELARSVTESLGIPTIGIGAGPHTSGQVLVLQDLLGLQPDFQPKFLRTFLDGFELVRGAVDRFDREVKEGSYPSEEESYR